The proteins below are encoded in one region of Belonocnema kinseyi isolate 2016_QV_RU_SX_M_011 chromosome 3, B_treatae_v1, whole genome shotgun sequence:
- the LOC117169972 gene encoding apolipoprotein D-like: MDREDWIAAARWLENNQPCGDVTPMEEFDPKQERHKGHWYVVATYPVGSNLKGKCISQHFRPQEDGSVKLLTKVVEVKTEKIRTYKGTAKFVENEAKFIEIYEDVEYEEEWILDTDYENYAIHFACADLSPYKVNNVWILAKTTSVEEEVLKKAHKVLRDNKLSIETLEVVDCESCPKEKKKY; encoded by the exons ATGGACAGGGAGGATTGGATTGCGGCAGCCAGGTGGCTGGAAA ataatcaacCTTGTGGAGATGTCACACCAATGGAGGAATTTGATCCAAAACAGGAACGT CATAAGGGACACTGGTATGTAGTGGCGACGTATCCTGTTGGTTCTAATTTGAAAGGAAAATGCATAAGTCAACACTTCCGGCCGCAGGAGGATGGTTCAGTAAAGCTTTTAACCAAGGTTGTAGAAGTGAa aacagaAAAAATACGAACATATAAAGGTACTgcaaaattcgttgaaaatgaagccaaatttattgaaatctatgaaGATGTAGAATACGAAGAAGAATGGATTTTAGATACTGACTACGAGAACTACGCCATCCATTTCGCTTGCGCTGATCTATCACCTTACAA agtaaataaTGTTTGGATTTTGGCAAAAACTACAAGTGTAGAAGAGGAGGTTCTCAAAAAGGCTCACAAAGTTCTTAGAGATAACAAGCTGAGCATTGAGACACTGGAGGTGGTCGATTGCGAAAGTTgtccaaaagaaaagaaaaagtactGA